aggaaATATGGtaagtttcggagcgaaaaagactaccacgaaaacaataaaaatttctgagcgtagtcgcttccaagaaattcaattccaagaggggttggattagatcgaaacaatgatgtttgtggtcgatcgttttatctcaacaaactctaagtttggagtactctacaagctctaagcttggagtgagcacgaaccccctacagttcggcttttggtcttcCCTATggcctatgaagaagaaaagggggttgcaagtccccgataaaaagaagagaaattgaatttaaaaactctaataaAAATAGGGAACTCTTAGAAAAAAATATCTCTAAATAGGTCATCGGAAAAAGTCActggaggtcgccggaaaagttggccggagctgacgtggcaccGACTGCTGACACCGTAGGACGGTGCTGACGTGGTGCTGCTGTCGCTGACGTGGCTGAGCTAACTGGATGCTAACTCTGGGCTAACGTCAGTGGCTGAGAGGTTGGGCTTCAGGcctgtttctctcttctaggCTGAGCTGTCTTCTTCTGCTACTGGGTCGGGCTGATCTCCTTCGGCTTCTGGGCCAGACTGCTTGTGTTTCTTCTAGGCTAGGCTGTACAGGGCTTAAGGCAGTGGCTGGAAAAGCAAGCGGCGGTTCAAAGGTGCAACAGGTTTTGGTGGCCGGTCTGGGTATGTTTTGGCCGGTTCTGGGAATAATTTTTCCGGGTCCGATAATTTGGGATCAGGACTCTTTTAATGGTGCAGTATGGCGGTCGGAGGCGGAGGGAAAGGCTTTGAACCGGGTAGGGGAACTTCTGTCACTTCCGGAGGTTGGTTCGGTGCTTTTCTGGAATGTTCTGGGTGTGgcaccgccggttctggacttctggagttgagagcttcaaggtgggagGAGGTGGTGTTCGGTATTTGAAggttacgaatttagggtttcagggttggggcttcgtgctgataacgtgttttagggaatcgatatttgagagaaaattgctgtgtattctcattgataataggggcctctttatatagaggattgcaagacatagaatctgaattgtacaaggaaaggtaatcatacaatcaatgaatatctctaagatattctccaagattatctctaattaaaatcctattaccactatatcaagtaacctagagtttgggccagacacaatttggatttagttaaatagaaagaaaaaagaaaagaaaaaaaaaacatatgttgggaaaaaaaaatgctgATTTACTCATTTACATGGTATGACATGTTAATTCATATTTCCTTATTTACATGGTGTGACATGTGAATtcataatttttgaaaaaataaaataaaataatgctcATTTATAAGGTGTGACATGTTTATTAGTTCCTCAAAGTCAAACTATTTAGGAAACAAGTTTCATCCTTAATGCTAGAGAAGTGTTTGCCATGTTCTATTAAAACTAACGGCCACTCCTCTAGTTTACATTTTGTATTAATAAGAAAACAGAAATACATAGAGAGGACCCGGGGGAAATACTATCATTTGCTTCAAGTTTATGGTCATAGATGTGGGTTATTAACCAAATGTGGGATATACTAAATACTAATCAGGGACTACTGAGAATAGCTGAGGATGGAGCAGTGGAGCTGCTGACGGATGAGGCTGAGGGTGTAAAATTCAAACTAACAGATTGTGTAGATGTAGCGAAAGATGGTATGATTTACTTCACAGATGCTTCATATAAAAACGGCTTACAAGACTTCATCTGGGACTTTCTAGAGGGCAGACCCCATGGTAGGTTACTAAGCTACAATCCGTTTACCAAAGAGACCAAAGTGCTCATTCGCAACCTCTACTTTGCTAATGGAGTAGCACTCTCTCCAGATCAGAATTATGTGATCTTCTGCGAAACTTTCATGTATGAAATATCTCTTAAACCCTCATATAGCTAGAGTGTTGGATCTGTGATTTTGTATTAATAGTTGATACATATGTTGCAGGAAAAGATGTAGAAAGTACTACCTACAAGGCGAGAAGAAAGGGAGCATAGAGAACTTCATTGACAACTTGCCAGGCTCTCCGGATAATATACGATATGATGGGGAAGGCCATTACTGGATCGCAATACCTATGGTGattattttttctctcatatAAACAAGGAGCTAGCATACATTGTTATGAATTCATATACTTTGTTCGTTGTTAGGAATAAAATAATGAGGAATATTTAATCATCATATGAAATTCATAGTTCATTGACATTTTTTTGTGCCAAATTGGCAGGGGACTTCAGTTATTTTGGATCTAGCACTTAGGTACCCTTTTATCCGAAAAGGGCTGGCAATCGTGGAGAAGTATATATTGAGCAGACCATATAAGGAGAAGAATTCTGGTGTACTTGCTGTGAACTTGGAAGGGGAACCTACTGCCCATTATTTTGATCCAGATTTGTCACTCATTACAAGTGGGATCAAGATCGGAAACTACCTCTACTGTGGCTCCGTTCTCAATCCATACATTATCCGCCTAGATCTGGAACAACATCCTGCACATGCCACTACATGAGCTTCAATCACCAGAAATTTCACCCATAGTTAATGTACTATTTCCTGTTCTCCTCGAAGAGACATTTGCCTGTTCAATTTCATCTATAAGCTGTCCTTGCCGTATTTGAAATGTTGTTCCCCACATTGGCTATAATGACCTAGATCTTTTAGCCATCTTCAAATGCATCTTATTAAGGAGCAGCCCTTGTTGTAGTTTTCGGGTTTCTCATTGTCAGTTAATTGTAGTGGCATAGCTTAATATATTGAGTAGTCGGTACGATGGCTCAAAGATCGTAGAATAACGCTAATTGGACCTCAATGAGCTTCTCAAAATtatagaatctgaaaatttattacatatttatttataatagGTCTGACCTTCTAAGAAGAATGAAAACAGAGGTCGACCTTCATTGTTCATTCTTTCAGTTGAGTATTTTTCTAAAACCGCAGCTTAATTTCTAAAGTCACAGTATCCTAGCTATAGATGTCAAAGACATCGAGTCTAATATAGGTACCTACTCCATAGTTACAACTTACTAGTTTATATAGCAGGCAAACAAAGAAATGCTCTTGACACCAAATTTTGCATTTGGAATTCCTATGCAATTGTACTTATTTTTAGCATTTTTCTGGTCGGTTCACCGTGCTCAACCAAAATTTGTGAAGAGTCCTACATATATCATCTATAAAGAAACATAGTTAGAGCTGGAAAGGTAAATTGATAGAGAAATTGTATTGTATTGAATTGGCTCAAATTACAATGAATAGTTACATATATTTATACAAGCTATAGAATAGAATTCTAGATTGGTGTAGACCCTTTGAGATACTTTCACTTGTGAAGGCATAGTACTGTACAATGTGAGTCTTTGGCAGCATATGTGAAGGATAGGCACACTTATACTTTCTGATCATCGTGCTATTAATCTATATGATAGTTCCTTGATGCCTAAATCTTTCTTAAGTTGTGAGAACTGGTACTCATTTTCACTCTGTTGAGAGGTGTACCATTCCATGCTCTACTGAGCACCATACTTTGCTGAATGTAGTCTTTGCTATAACTTGATTCTCGGTCGAAGCCATGGGGCTGGCATTGTTTACAGAGGCAGATCCAGGATTCTTAGTTCAGTGGGGCTTGAACTTCTTAACAacgtgaagaaaaaaaatagtagagAATCACGGTGCGAGAGCAATGCCATTATGCCAATACAATTTTAATTCACATATATGTAACACCTAAAATTACAATTATGTGATAAATGTCATTATGCCAAAACATTTATCAAAATAgcaaatttaaatatttaatgaccgtattaccttttttttttcaagttttctCAAAGGAATTGTGGCCCTCTACTTCTGAGTTTTGAGGCCTTCTCCTCACTAACCTTAGTGACCGAGTGCAACTGATACAATCATGAATCATACAAAGTTACAAActgcaattgaagaagaaatcaatATTAAATGGAAATCAAGTTATCAAACCCATTTCTAACTACCCAATCAGTATCATTACCTTAAttaaaatcaagtaatcaacatcaAGATCAAAAGGAAATTGAACTCATTTGACATTTTGACCATTTTAACCATCAAATCAGTTAGAAATGGACTCGGGAGGAGAGgagtagtaaaaaaaaaacctatatacctaattttttttttaagcccaAAAATCCCCGTGGGGCTTGACTGCTTGAGCCCAACCCAGCTTGTGGCTGGATTGTTTTAGTAGTAGAGATAATTATTGACTAGGGCAATATGATTGATTGAGGTCAAAACAAGGATTAAGTGGCTAATACTTTTAGCATAGGCATTTTGCCTCACAATCTTCTTATCAAATAGTTTCGgatcaatttatttttcttcattattaattttCGAATGTGTATATTTCTTCTTATCTATGAACAATTTTGACCAGGCACATAGGAATTTATATTATATGAAGAATCAAAGATGAAAATTATTAGATTCAACATCAACTCATATATTCATGTTGTCTTATGCAAAATAAAAAGTTACCCACGCCCATCGTCGTTTGGACCTTGATAAAAGTAGTCAATTCTATTTAAATTTAGAGGGAATTAACAGTGACTCATGAGAAGAAGGGGTAATTGAGTAATTCCCGTGCGGCCAATATTTTTCCAAAATGACGAAATGGGTACCACGTGAGCCGGATCATCCCTTTGTAGCAGCTCAAAATAAAACCCCTTTGTTTTATCGTTATGTGCAAACCGGTCACCGGTTTCCTTTTGTATTTATGTGCGCAGAGTTTGTTTTGTCTTATACTCATTGTTTCTGGTTTTTCATGTCTTGAAGTGTGTATCATGGCTTGCCATGTAGTGTGCAGAACGATTGTGTAAGAGTGTGTAGTTTTAATGTATTATGCTTCCTGACTAATACACataaaattaaagttttatCACATTGCATAACTAACACATTGTATAACTAACATACCTATAAGAATAGAAGAACAATTATTCACCTCATCTTTAACATTTATATCACCCGTAGGATCTTATCAATTTATCTTAGGATTAAACTTCATAAAAAGCTTACAAGGATTAATCCTACTGACCCTTAGATACTTGTAGTAACAAGGGGAAAATTCTGTTTAGTACCTGTACTATGACTCTATCatcatttcagtccctgacattctaatttaatctgaaaagtccctgaAGTTACAATTTCTGTCTAATAGGTCCTCGCCGTCTAAATGCTCTGTTAACTGGCTGACGTAGCACACAATTAGATGCGTGACTtggattgccacgtcagcaacttaACGGCCCAATTTGACGGAATCTAACGGTGAGGACCTATTAGATGGAAATTGTAACCtcagggacttttcagattaaattagaatgtcagggactgaaacgataaTAGAGTCatagtacaaggactaaactgaatttttCCCTAGTAACAAATATTTGTGATATTACTAATCTTCAGTATACTACTGGGTTTCTCTAATTCTAATACTACTGACGTACAGTACAATTTCGGTTGTTCTTACGGTTTTTCCTATAAGTTGTATTCATGATGTCTGTCCTCAAGGTATTTTGCTACTATAAttatagggctaaatactggttactatccTGTGATttaggttcaaaatcaattcagtccctggacttctaatttcatcaaaaacacccctgtactttcaattttaatctaaTAGGTCTAATTCGTTAATCTTCTGCTATAGTTTCCAATTATAGTTGGGTTATTTGtttaaaaactttttatttgataaatttctaatagtgggaccCACTCCTAAACTGATTATGTATACCActtcaacaccacatcataaaatataGGCCCCATATGAGCCATGTCAGCAAGTTAACAGACTCAAGTAACGGAAAACTAACAGATTAgacatattagatcaaaattcaaagtgcaagcgtgtttttgatgaaattagtaGTTCAaggattgaattgattttggacccaaactacaaggtagtaatcagtatttagcccataatTATACTATTATAATGCTAAactaggctctgataccaaaatTAAAGGGGGGTTGTCTCGGTTAAATGTATGACCAATTTCACGAATAAAGATTGAGTCTTCGACATGGACAGGAGCTTAAGACTACAAACACAACCAACCTATCGGGCTAAACAAGAGCAGAAACAGAGATTCTTAGACTCAGAGGTCCCCTGACTAATTTTTAATAGTTATCTTGGCATGCATTTAATATTGACAAAActcttttaaaaataatatgatCGTCTGTTTAGTAGTAtaataacataattatcaaTAGTgtttgttaggtccataattacctagtaattattcccctaatcttgcacttttccttaacctttgtgtttatttatatatatttattatattttccttatcatgctaggaaattaTGGAGAAGCTCGGAAATGCACTAAAAGGTCAatcttagcacattttcctactccatctaggagaaaccgagctaggcaagaGAGGAGGAGCGGCAAACTGACCAactgaactccaaatgagttgaaattccaagatccattctagacatcctaaggatcatttattattaagagtgcaagagctagttcggaatggaaggccttcaaaagatcgatCCAAGTTTCTACACTAGAAGAGGAAAACTGCAAAACCAGATCTGTACAGattccagcagcatttccagcTAAATCATAGTGAACGGAGGTCAACGCCGGATTCCATACATTTTTGGCCAAGCTGGCCGACCAAGAACATGTGTGGAGAACAAGGAAGAGCTTACTAGGGTTAAACACATTAGGTGGGAAGACATTAGGTCtaagttattttgaaattcaaaatttgaaagatgacaagtggtcttattcttacaccttacacatTTATCTctcatttattaccttgttcccttACACAATGAAACTTCTgcccttactttttctcctttaccaaaatatctattggctttctaggtcatttctatgtggagttaaagactagatccacattttgtgcttacacatttgtcaatcacatctagcccttcatttccttttgatctccacccttgatttgaatttccTTGGCCTTTAATGCTAAACAAGTTTCATCCTTAATGCTAGAGAAGTGTTTGCCATGTTCTATTAAAACTAACGGCCACTCCTCTTGTTTAAATTTTGTATTatgaagaaaagagaaataCATAGAGAGGACCTGGGGGAAATACTATCGTTTACTTCAAGTTTATGGCCATAGACATGGGTTATAACCAAATGTGGGATATACTAAATACTAATCAGGGACTACTGAGAATAGTTAAGGATGGAGTAGTGGAGCTGCCGATAGATGAGGCTGAGGGTGTAAAATTCAAGCTAACAGATTGTGTAGATGTAGCGAAAGATGGTATGATTTACATCACAGATGATTCATATAAACATGACTTAGAAGACTTCATCTAGGACTTTCTAGAGGGCAGACCCTATGGTAGGTTACTGAGCTACAATCCATTGACCAAAGAGACCAAAGTGCTTGTCCGCAACCTCTACTGTGCTAATGGAGTAGCACTCTCTCCAGATCAGAATTATGTGATCTTTTGCGAAACTTTCATGTATGAAATATTTTGAAACCTTGATATAGTTAGAGTGttggatttgtgattttgtattaatatatatTGCAGGAGAAGATGTAGAAACTACTACCTGCAAAGCGAGAAGAAAGGGAGCATAGAGAACTTCATTGACAACTTCCCAGGCTGTCCGGATAATATACGATATGATGGGGAAGGACATTACTAGATCGCATTACCTATGGTGATTATTTCTCTCATATAAACAAGGAACTAGCATGTTATAAATTCATGTACTTATGAATGAAATAATGAGGATTATATTATTTAAGCATCATATGAAATTCATAGTTCATTGACATTTTTTGTGCCAAATTGACAGGGGACTTCAGCTATTTTGGATCTAGCACTTAGGTACCCTTTTATCCAAAAAGGGATGGCAATCGTGGAGAAGTATATAGTGAGTAGACCATATAAGGAGAAGAATTTTGGTGTACGTACTGGCTGTGAGTTTGGAAGGGAAACCTACTGCCCACTATTTTGATCCAGATTTGTCACTCATTACAAGTGGGATCAAGATCGGAAACTACCTCTACTGCGGCTCCATTCTCAATCCATACATTATTCGCCTGGATCAAGAACAACATCCTGCACATACCACTACATGAGCTTCAATCACCAGAAATTGCATCCATAGTTAATGTACTATTTCCTGTTCTCATCGAAGAGATAGTTGTTTGTTCAACTTCATTTATAAGCTGTCCTTGCCGTATTTGAAATGTTCATCCCCACATTTGCTGTAGTGATCTAGCTCTTTTAGTCATCTTCAAATGCAGCTTATGAAAGAGTAGCCCTAGTTGTAGCTAGTTCTAGGGTTTCTCATGTCAGTTAATTGAAGTGGCATAGCTTAATATATTGAATAGTTGGTTCGATGGCTCAAAGATGGTAGAATAACTCTAACTGGACCTTAGTGAGCTTCTCAAAATTATAGAatctaaaaattaattagatatttatttataataGGCCTGACCttcaaacatttttttttcctcagatGAATGAAAACATAGGTCGACCTTCATATTTCATTCTTTCAGTCGAGTATTCTTCTAAAACCGGAGGTTAGTTTCTAAAGTCAAAGAATCCTACTATAGATGTCAAAGATTTCGAGTCCAAAATAGGTACCTACTTCATAGTTACAAGTTTACATACTAGGCAAACTAAGAAATTGTCTTGACACCAAATTTTGCATTTGGAATTCCTATTCAATTCTACTTATTTTTACCATTTTTCTGGTTGATTGACCATGCTCAACCAAAAATAGTGAAGAGTATTACATATATCATCTATATGGATAGTTCTTTGAGGCCTAAAGTTTTTATAAATTGTATTGGCAGTATGGCTAGTATGGCTACAGTATGGCCAATATGGCTTACTGATTTGTGCTAGTATTGCTTACTGGTACAGTATGGCTTACTGATTTGTGCTAGTATGGCTTACTGGTTTCTGCATTATCTCCTACTGTTTATACCTTACCTTGGTTGTTAAGAAAGAGTTGTTAATACATAGTTAGACGTGTTTAGTTGTTAGAGTTGTTAAAAAGCTTATGGAAGTTTGTTTCCAAATGCCTATATATTTTATCCTTGTTTTCTGTCTCTTTTATGAAGTAATATACAAGAAAACTCTTCACAAATTTCTATCTTGTTTTCTTCATGGTATCAATGCAGGAATTCAAGGCCTGAGtctgtttttccttcttttataGTTTTTAAGTTTACCAACTTAATATGGCTGGGAAATATGGTTCTAAAGCTGATGAACCACTTGCAAATTCTTCCGATGTCGAGTTTAATCCAAACCAACATCTTAGCTCTATTTTGCTGAATGAATTCAACTATCTTTCTTAGGCTAGAGCTGTTACTGTTGCTCTTGGAGGAAGGTCCAAGCTTGGCTATGCCAATGGAGTTATACAAAAGCCTAAAGATGACTCCCCTACATATGATTCTTGTCTGTGCAAGGATCAACTTGTTATGTCTTGGCTACTCAACTCTATGGAGAGTAAAATAGcagagattttcagtttttctgaGTCTTCTATGCATCTCTGGAAACATGTTAAGGAGATGTATGGAAATCAGAATAATGTTGCTCAAGTTTTTCAACTCAAACGAGATATTGCTGATCTTCAACAAGAAGGTAAGACTTTTGTTCAACACCTCGGTAATCAAGCATATAGAATGAGCTGGATGTTTATAGACCTCATACCACCGAGGCTAGGGTTTTGTTAAAGAGAGCTGAGGAGGACAATATTTTTCAACTCCTCGCAAGCTTAAGCTCAGATTATGAAGACTTGAGGAGTCACATTCTTATGAATGCTAAGCTATCATTCTTCAACAATGTGTGTGCTGCCATTCAAAGGGAAGAGGTTCGAAAAAAGGTGATGAATATGGAGACCAAGACAAGTGTATCTGAAACTAGAGCTTATGTCTCTAATCACAGGCAAGCTGAAGCTAAAGTGTACAAAGGCAAGAGACCAAACTTGAAGTGCAGCTACTGTAAGGGTGTTGGACATGTCAAGGACAGATGTTGGATTCTATATCCTAAACAGAAGCCAAAGTTTCTAAAGGAAGGCAAAAGTTCTCAAAAAGGTTGGAATTCACCAAAAGCAAACCTTGCAGCAACTTCTTCTACTCCTTCTGAAGGTATGCTGAAGTTCACCTCCAATCCTACCACTTTAATCAACGAATTTTCTGCCTATCTCAGCAAGAAGCAGATATAGAGTGGAGGTGAAGAAACAGCCATGCCTGGAATTGAAGGCCACACTGATCTTCTTGGAAAATTTGCTGGTTTCCTTGCAGAAACTGATTATGTTCCACATGAAGAAGCTTAAGGTACTCTAAAGTCCTTCTTTACTGCTCTTAATGTTTGTGCTATGGATGATTATTGGATCATAGAGTCAGGGACTACAGATCATATGAAAAATAAATTTACAAAGTTGCATGATTTTGAAAAAATGTCCATTCCTTCTAAAGTGTCTGAAGCAAATGGCAAAGGTGCCTCAGTtttcagaaaaggaaaaaccaaACTACTCTCTAATGTTGTTGAGTCAATAGCTCTCTATGTGCCCTCCTTTCCTTTTCAACTTCTGTCTATTGGAagaattacaaacacattgaaATGTCTTGTCATCTTCTCTCCAAATAATGTCATATTTCAGGATCTCATCACCAAGAAGACGATTGGTGAAGGTTTCTTTTTTAAGGGTCTTTATTATCTATCCAAGAATTCTTTTGATTCCAAGGTTTTCCAAGTCAGTTCAAGATTAGCACAAGATTATCATCTATGGCATCAACGCTTAGCTCATCCTTTAGAAAAAGTGTTGTCCTTTTTGTTTCCAAATATGTGCAAAGCAGACAATCAATGTGATGTCTGTCATCTGTCAAAATCTTCTAGGTTGCCTTTTACTTCTTCTCTTTCTAAAGCTAGTAATCCCTTTGAAATTGTTCATTCAGACATTTGGGGTCCAGTTCTTGAATCCTATGATGGATTTAAGTATTTTGTTTTTACGAGGATTACTTGGTTGTACTTATTAAAATTCAAAAGTGAACTTGTGGATGTTTTTAAGGATTTTCATAAACTTGTTATGACTCAATTTTCATCTTGTTTTAAGATTCGATAATGGTTCTGACTATATGTCCAATAACATGTCACATTACTTGAGCACACAAGGCATTGTGCATCAAACTAGCTGTGTTggtactcctcaacagaatgggatTGCTGAGAGGAAAAAATCGAGACCTTCTTGAAAAAACCAGATCACTTAGGTTCCAAATGAATGTTCCAAAAAAATTTTGGTCTCAAGGTGTTCTTACTGCCACATATCTCATCAACAGGCTTCCTAGTAGAGTGCTTGGTTTCAAATCTCCTCTTGAAGTATTGAAAGGCagaaaaattgatttgtctcACTTGAAAGTCTTTGGTTGCACATGTTTTGTTCATATTCAAGCTCATCAACATGATAAACTTGATCCTAGAGCTGCTAAGTGTGTTTTCCTAGGATATTCGTCTACTCAAAAGGGGTATAAATGCTACAATTATGCTACTAGGAATCTCATTGTTTCCAGGGACATGAGGTTTGAAGAAGTTACTCCTTATTTCACTAGAAAATCCTGTGATACTGGTCAGGGGGAGTTTCTATCTGATCTGTTTCCAAGTCCTAATCTTCCTGTTGATGAGGATTGCAACTCATCTATCAATCCTGATATCAATTCTAATCATCCTGTTGATGAGGATTCCAACACGTCTATCAATCCTGATATTCCAGCTCAAGAAGTTCCAACTATAATCTCTGATTCAGAAATTGACATGCAATCTGTTGTCGAGCCTATCTCTCTATCTGCGGTTGTTCTCCGTAGAAACCCTCTGGTATCTCCACCTGTTGTTGTTCTTCGTAGAAATCCTCCACGAGAAAGAGGTCTTCCATCAAAGGTCAATGACTATAAAACCTACACCGCAAGGTATCCGTTAACACACTTCATACCTTATAAGAACTTGTCTTCTACTCATtctgcttttctgagtgctttTGATTGTAATCATGAACCTCAAAGTTTTGAGGAAGCTAATCAGCTTGATGTATGGAAGCAAGCAATGGCATGTATGGAAGCAAGCAATGGCATATGAACTTTAAGCTCTCCATGACAATAATACATGGAGTATTGTTTGAATTTCTAAAGGGAAGAAGGCTGTAGGAAGTCGTTGGGTTTACAAAACGAAGCTTCATTCTTATGGTTCTGTGGAGAGACATAAGGCTCGTTTAGTAGCTTGTGGTTTTACTCAAACA
Above is a genomic segment from Rosa chinensis cultivar Old Blush chromosome 3, RchiOBHm-V2, whole genome shotgun sequence containing:
- the LOC112191876 gene encoding protein STRICTOSIDINE SYNTHASE-LIKE 5 — protein: MTHVSMLCPSTNHPFNFLFRVASITRHPIHKSSNQDSPSSATQSTRRSLSIIMAVLNTLFFSILVPVAAAVLLYQLDSFDPAPLPLHELSEQVAAAPRRNGHMLKGSEFLGVGTLAGPEDVAYDSKSGLIYTGCADGWIKRVKLNESADDSVVENWVNTGGRPLGLAHEHGGKLLVADAEKGLLRIAEDGAVELLTDEAEGVKFKLTDCVDVAKDGMIYFTDASYKNGLQDFIWDFLEGRPHGRLLSYNPFTKETKVLIRNLYFANGVALSPDQNYVIFCETFMKRCRKYYLQGEKKGSIENFIDNLPGSPDNIRYDGEGHYWIAIPMGTSVILDLALRYPFIRKGLAIVEKYILSRPYKEKNSGVLAVNLEGEPTAHYFDPDLSLITSGIKIGNYLYCGSVLNPYIIRLDLEQHPAHATT